A window of Mustela nigripes isolate SB6536 chromosome 9, MUSNIG.SB6536, whole genome shotgun sequence contains these coding sequences:
- the LOC132024555 gene encoding bile acid-CoA:amino acid N-acyltransferase-like — protein MIQLTATPASALVDEPVHIRATGLSPFQVVILQASLADEKGNLFHSQAYYKANEAGEVDLQQAPSLGGDYIGVHPMGLFWSLKPEKLLMKLMKKDVVNSPFLVQIKLYDSNLQLSDIATTAPKVSLTLERWYVAPGVKRIQVREGPLRGTLFLPPGEGRFPGIIDLFGGIGGLIEYRASLLASRGFASLALAYFNYEDLPAQPEKTELDYFEEAVNFLLRHPKVLGPGIGIVSISKGAEIGLSMAIHLKQVTATVLINGPNFILSIPQVYHGQISKPLAVSPQSLSINALGLAEFQHSFEEARREASETSLLPIEKAQGHFLFIVGEDDKNLNSKVYAEQATQQLSRYGKNNWTLLSYPGAGHLLEPPYSPLCCASKISSLHLSIHWGGEVTLHAAAQEHSWKEIQKFLRKHLVPVVTSQL, from the exons ATGATTCAGCTGACAGCTACCCCTGCAAGTGCGCTTGTTGATGAACCCGTGCACATTCGTGCTACTGGCCTGTCTCCCTTTCAAGTAGTGATTCTTCAGGCCTCCCTGGCAGATGAGAAGGGGAACCTGTTTCATTCTCAAGCCTACTATAAGGCCAATGAAGCTGGGGAGGTAGACCTGCAGCAGGCCCCTTCGCTGGGAGGTGACTACATCGGAGTCCACCCTATGGGTCTCTTCTGGTCCCTGAAACCTGAAAAACTTTTAATGAAATTGATGAAAAAAGATGTGGTGAATAGCCCCTTCCTGGtccaaataaaactttatgaTTCAAATTTGCAATTATCCGACATCGCCACCACTGCTCCAAAAGTCAGCCTGACTTTGGAGAGGTGGTATGTAGCACCTGGTGTCAAACGGATCCAAGTTCGGGAAGGCCCCCTTCGGGGaaccctcttcctccctcctg GAGAGGGCCGTTTCCCAGGGATAATTGACTTGTTTGGTGGTATTGGTGGGCTGATTGAGTACCGGGCCAGTCTCCTGGCCAGTCGTGGCTTTGCCTCCTTGGCCTTGGCTTACTTTAACTATGAAGATTTGCCTGCCCAACCAGAAAAGACAGAATTAGATTATTTTGAGGAAGCTGTCAACTTTCTCCTGAGACATCCTAAG gTCCTCGGCCCAGGCATTGGCATAGTTTCCATAAGCAAAGGTGCAGAGATTGGACTCTCCATGGCTATACACCTAAAACAAGTCACAGCTACTGTGCTTATTAATGGGCCCAACTTCATATTGAGCATTCCACAGGTATATCATGGTCAGATAAGTAAGCCCTTAGCCGTCTCTCCACAATCGCTGTCCATCAATGCCTTGGGGTTAGCAGAGTTCCAGCACAGCTTTGAGGAAGCTAGACGTGAAGCCAGTGAGACGTCTCTTCTCCCCATTGAAAAGGCCCAGGgacatttccttttcattgtgGGAGAAGATGATAAGAATCTCAACAGCAAAGTGTATGCTGAGCAAGCCACCCAACAGCTGAGCAGATACGGGAAGAACAACTGGACCCTGCTATCTTACCCTGGGGCAGGCCACCTGTTAGAGCCTCCCTATTCCCCACTGTGCTGTGCTTCAAAGATCTCCAGCCTCCACCTGTCCATTCACTGGGGTGGAGAGGTGACCCTACATGCCGCTGCCCAGGAGCATTCTTGGAAGGAGATCCAGAAGTTTCTCAGGAAGCATCTTGTTCCAGTTGTGACCAGTCAACTCTGA